In one window of Eubalaena glacialis isolate mEubGla1 chromosome 13, mEubGla1.1.hap2.+ XY, whole genome shotgun sequence DNA:
- the VPS37D gene encoding vacuolar protein sorting-associated protein 37D, which translates to MYRARAARAGPEPGSPGRFGILSTGQLRDLLQDEPKLDRIVRLSRKFQGLQLEREACLASNYALAKENLALRPRLEMGRAALAIKYQELREVAESCADKLQRLEESMHRWSPHCALGWLQAELEEAEQEAEEQMEQLLLGEQSLEAFLPAFQRGRALAHLRRTQAEKLQELLRRRERSGQPAPTATADPPKSFPAAAVLPTGAARGPPAVPRSLPPLDSRPVPPLKGSPGCPLGPAPLLSPRPTQPEPPHR; encoded by the exons ATGTACCGGGCCCGGGCGGCGCGGGCGGGGCCGGAGCCCGGCAGCCCGGGGCGCTTTGGGATCCTCAGCACCGGGCAGCTCCGGGACCTGCTTCAGGATGAGCCCAAGCTGGACCGGATCGTGCGGCTCAGCAGGAAG TTCCAGGGCCTGCAGCTGGAGCGCGAGGCATGCCTGGCCTCCAACTACGCGCTAGCCAAGGAGAACCTGGCACTGCGGCCCCGCCTGGAGATGGGCCGCGCTGCCCTGGCCATCAAGTACCAGGAGCTTCGGGAGGTGGCCGAGAGCTGTGCAGACAAGCTGCAGCGACTGG AGGAGAGCATGCACCGCTGGAGCCCCCACTGCGCGCTGGGCTGGCTGCAGGCTGAGCTGGAAGAAGCTGAGCAGGAGGCTGAG GAGCAGATGGAGCAGCTGCTGCTGGGCGAGCAGAGCCTGGAGGCGTTCCTGCCCGCCTTCCAACGAGGCCGTGCCCTGGCCCACCTGAGGCGGACCCAGGCGGAGAAGCTGCAGGAGCTGCTGCGGCGCCGGGAGCGGTCTGGCCAGCCCGCCCCCACTGCTACTGCGGACCCCCCCAAATCCTTCCCCGCTGCCGCTGTCCTGCCCACTGGGGCCGCCCGGGGGCCACCAGCAGTGCCCCGGAGCCTGCCCCCCTTGGACTCCCGCCCAGTGCCCCCGCTGAAGGGCTCCCCCGGGTGCCCTCTAGGCCCAGCCCCTCTGCTGAGCCCTCGGCCCACGCAGCCAGAGCCCCCCCACCGGTAG